TCTTCCCGATGTGGCAGAGGCTTTGTCATCTTTCAAACGCGCAGGCTTTTTTCTGGTCGTTGTGACTAATCAGCCCGATGTCGGTAACGGCAAGGTCGAAAGAGAGACTGTCGAAGCCATGCATCAAAGCCTCATGCGTGATTTGCCCATTGATGCTTTGAAAGTTTGCTACCACAAACAATCTGAAGGCTGCCCGTGTCGCAAACCCGAACCCGGTATGTTGCTGGACGCGGCAGAGGAATACGGCATAGATGTTCCCAACAGCTTCATGATTGGGGACCGGGCGGGCGACGTTTTGGCCGGTAAATCTGCAGGCTGTCGCACGGTGTTTATCGACTTGGGGTATCGCTCAAGCGAACAAACAACACAAGCCGATATCATTACTAATTCTCTCCCAGAAGCGGCAGACAGAATTCTCGCCCTTTTGACCCAGGAAGCGCCAAAGAATCTGCGCGTGGGTGCTGTGGAGATACGAGAGGTACCATGACAAAAGTCGATAATCTCAACGTCAAGATTTATGCGGACGGCGCGAACCTGGAAGAAATCAGGGCGTTGGCGCAAAACCCATTGATTGAAGGCTTTACCACCAATCCCACCTTGATGCGGCGTGCGGGTGTGAGCGACTACGAAACCTTTGCCCGTGATGTGTTGGCAGAGATTACGGATCGTCCGGTGAGTTTTGAAGTCTTTGCCGATGACAAAGACGGCATGATTGCGCAAGCGCGCACCATCGCGACATGGGGCGAAAACGTCAACGTCAAAATTCCGTTTACCAACACCTTGGGCGAATCAATGCTGCCCGCCATTGAGGAGTTATCGAACTCCGGCGTGCAAGTGAATGTGACCGCGATGATGACGGTGGACCACGTTGCCCAAACTGTGAATGTTCTCAATCCCGACGTGCCGGCAATTGTTTCTGTTTTTGCCGGGCGCATTGCCGATACCGGCATGGACCCCGTGCCGGTCATGCAAGAGGCCGTGGCCCTTTTATCCGATTGCCCCAAAGCGGAGTTGTTGTGGGCAAGCCCACGCGAACTGTTGAACATCTTTCATGCGGATGACGCAGGCTGTCATATCATTACGGTGACCAATGACTTGTTGGCAAAACTGGTGAATGTTGGGAAAGACTTAGATCAGTTCAGCTTGGAAACGGTATTGATGTTCTATCGTGATGCCAGCGAGGCCGGTTATAGCATTCGCACACAATCATAAACGGATAGGTGAACAAGCGCATGGCGGATCGTTTTCAAATCGACAGTCACAAAATGGCGTACCACCCCGAACGCACAACCGCGTTGATGGAAGCCGGTGATGATTGGGAGAAGGCAAAATCCATCTACCCGATTTATGTCGAAGTCTCCCCTGTCGGTGCGTGCAATCACAGGTGCGTGTTCTGCGCATACGACTACATCGGTTATAAAACAATCCAGCTTGACTATGAGATGCTTGCCGAGCGCCTGCCCGAAATGGGCCGTTTAGGCGTGAAGAGCATTATGTTCGCCGGCGAAGGTGAGCCGATGCTGCACAAACGCATTGTCGACATTGTCCGGGTGACGAAAGAATCCGGCATCGATGTTTCGTTTACAACGAACGCGACGGCCATGCCGAAGAACTTCCCGGATGAAGCTTTGCAGCATGTGTCTTGGATCAAGGCGTCCATCAATGCGGGCACGGCCAAAACCTATGCCGAGATACACCAAACCAAAGAACATCATTTCGATCTAGCCATTAAAAACCTGAAGGCATTGGTGGAAAAACGAAACGCAAACGGTTGGAATACGACATTGGGCGCACAGATTTTGCTATTGCCGGAAAACGCGGGTGAAATCGAACAGCTCGCGAAAATCTGCCGCGATCAGATTGGTCTGGATTATTTGGTCGTGAAACCCTATTCCCACGTCGAAGCCAGCGAAACCACGCGCTACAAAGATTTGGACTACACCCAGTTTTTAGAACTGGAAGACAGCCTCAAACACCTCAACACAGATGATTTCAGTTTGGTCTTTCGCGCCAACACCATGCGGCGTTATACGGATGCTGACCGTTATCCGGTTTGTTATTCCGTTCCCTTTATGTGGGCCCATATCATGGCGTCGGGGGATGTGTTCGGCTGCGGCGCATTTTTGCTGGACCCGCGCTTTAAATATGGGAACATCAAAGAAAACGCTTTCCAAGACATTTGGGAAGGCGAAAAACGCCATAAGAATTTCGACTTTGTTCGCCATGAATTGGATATTTCAGAATGTCGGAGGAACTGTCGTATGGATGCTGTGAACAGATATTTGTATCAAGTGATCGATCGCAAACCGGATCACGTGAATTTTATTTAATCTTTTGCAATTGGGTGCGCCATGAGCCAATGGAATCCAAATCATAAAAAAGTCGCCGTCGTCACAGGCGGGGCCGGTTTTATCGGCAGCCACATGACGGATTTGTTGTTAAGCGAAGGCTATGCGGTGTGTGTCATCGACAGTTTCGTCGGTGGGCATGAGCGCAACTTAGCGCACCTTTCGGGCAACCCGGACCTGCACATTGAACGCACGGACATTCGGGACCTGGACAGCGCTCATCCCTGTTTTGTGGGTGCTGAGTTCGTTTTTCATTTTGCTGGCATCGGCGACATTGTGCCCTCTATAGAACAGCCCATCGACTATATGGACGTGAACGTTCAAGGTACAGTGCGCGTGCTGGAGGCTGCACGGGCTGGGGGGGTGAAGAAGTTTGTCTATGCCGCGTCGTCATCGTGTTACGGTCTGGCCGACACGCCGACGCGTGAAGACCATCCCATTGATCCGAAGTATCCTTATGCATTGTCAAAGTATCAAGGCGAACAAGCGGTCTTTCATTGGCACAACGTGTATGACCTCCCGGTCAATTCCGTTCGGATTTTTAACGCATATGGAACGCGTGTGCGTACGACGGGCGCTTATGGGGCTGTGTTCGGCGTGTTCTTTAAGCAAAAGCTTGCGGACAAACCGTTCACAGTCGTTGGGGATGGGGAGCAGTCGCGTGACTTCATCTATGTCACGGATGTGGCCAAAGCATTCTATGCAGCAGCGGTTGCGGATGTGAGCGGCGAGGTCTTTAATCTTGGCGCAGGTGCGCCTCAAACCGTGAACCGCCTGGTCGAATTGTTGGGTGGAGATGTGGTCTATGTCCCCAAACGACCAGGTGAGCCCGATTGCACATGGGCGGATATCACAAACATAACCGCGAAGCTCGATTGGCAACCGAGCGTCTCTTTTGCCGACGGTGTCGCGATGATGGTGGCTGAGATTGACAACTGGAAAGACGCACCCTTGTGGGAGCCCGACAGCATTGCCGTCGCAACCGAAAGCTGGTTCAAATACATGGGGGGAGACAACGCAACATGACGGAAGAGTTCTTCGAACAATATGCGCACAAAATCGTAACGCCTGACGATCTGTGTGAACGGTTCGGGCCTTGCCCGCGCGATCAGCGCGTGATCATGTGTCACGGTGTGTTTGATGTTGTCCACCCCGGTCACGTCCGTCACTTGGCCTATGCCAAAAGCAAAGCCGATGTGTTGGTGGTCAGCATTACGGCAGACAAGCACATCACCAAAGGGGCTTATCGTCCTCACGTTCCCGAACAACTGCGCGCACACAATTTGGCTGCGTTTGAAATGGTCGATTTTGTTTTGATCGATCAAAATGCAAAGCCGCTTGAAAATATTCGAAAACTTCAACCCGATCTATTCGCCAAAGGTTTTGAGTACACCAACACCGGATTGCCCCCGGAAACCCAAGAAGAAACCGATGCTGTGGAAAGCTATGGCGGTGAGATGATCTTCACGCCGGGCGATATTGTCTATTCTTCGTCGCGTATCATTGATGCAGAACTGCCGAACATCGGTATTGAGAAGCTGTTGACGATGATGAAAGAGGGCGACTTCGGTTTTGACGATTTGCGCGAAGCCGTGAGCAACCTGCAAGGCAAGCGCGTTCACGTTGTTGGCGACACGATTGTCGACAGTTATACGCGATCCAATTTAATCGGTGGGCAAACCAAAACGCCGACGTTTAGCGTCTTGTTCGAAGGGCGCGATGACTACATCGGTGGGGCAGGCATTGTGGCCCAACACCTACGCGCAGCCGGAGCCGATGTGGTCTTCTCAACCGTGTTGGGTGACGATGAATTTAAGGACTTCGTCCTCGACGGCTTGCGCGATGCGGGGGTCGAGTGCAAGGCTATTATCGACAAGACACGCCCGACGACCAATAAAAATGCAATTATTGCAAGTGGTTATCGTCTGTTAAAGATCGATACTCTGGACAACAGTAGCATTTCAAAAACCCTTATTGGCAAGCTTGTGAAACAAATTTCCGAAACGCCCGCCGATGCGGTTGTGTTCAGTGATTTCCGTCACGGGATCTACAACGCCCTGTCCGTGCCGACGTTGACGCAAGCCATTCCAGACAACGTTTACCGTGTTGCTGATAGTCAAGTGGCTAGCCGTTGGGGTAACATCACGGAATTTCTTGGTTTTGATCTGATCACGCCGAACGAACGCGAGGCGCGGTTCTCTTTGGCGGATCAAGATTCCACCGTGCGCAACCTGTCGCTCAAACTGATGGCAAAAACCGACTGCAATACGGTCTTTTTAAAGCTCGGCAGCCGCGGTGTATTTGTGTCCTACATGGATGAAGATAAAGGCGAGTGCTTCATTGCCATCGACAGTTTTGCCGGAAACGTTGTTGATGCGGTCGGAGCTGGCGATGCCATGCTGGCGTATTCGACGTTATGCATGATGACGACGGGCTCTCCGTTCATCTCATCCATTGTTGGCAGCATGGCCGCAGCGTGTGAATGTGAATACGATGGCAACATTCCCATTCGCCCCGAAGACGTCTTGCGCAAAATCGACACTGTTGAAAAACTGGCGAATTATTCATGAGCAATTCCATGCGGATCATCATTGCTGGATTGGGTGTGCAAGGGCACAAACGTCGTGCTGTGGCTGGGACGGATTGTGTCGCCATTGTTGACCCCGTTCACGAAGATGCCGACTTTCGCACTGTAGAAGATGTTCCACTGGACAGTTATGACGCTTGTTTGGTTTGTACGCCCGATGAAGCCAAGGTTGATCTGCTGACTTATCTGTTGAACAACGCCAAGCATGTGATGGTGGAAAAGCCGTTGCTCACCCATGACGACAAAACTCTCACCACGTTGCAGGGCTTGGCCAGCGACAACGCTGTGGTTTGTTACACAGCCTACAACCACCGCTTTGAGCCGCACTTCATGGCCATGAAGGATCTCATAGATAGTGGAGAGTTGGGCGAGATTTATTCCGTTCGCATGTTCTACGGAAATGGAACGGCGCGTTTGGTTCGTGACAGCGTTTGGCGCGATCAGGCTGCGGGCGTGTTGCCGGACTTGGGCTCACACCTTTTGGACACGTTGCGCTATTGGCTGGGGGACGATTTTGACCAGACGTTTGAAACGCGCGGGGCGTTTTGCCACGAAAACAAATCTTTCGACCACGTGATCATCGGTTCCAACGCGGGCCCGGTTGTTCAGTTGGAAGCCAGTATGCTGAGTTGGCGCAACCACTTCACGTGTGATGTGTTGGCTGAAAAGGGCAGCGCACATATTGAATCGTTGTGCAAATGGGGGCCCAGTACCTTTATCCATCGCACGCGTATTTTGCCCGCAGGCCGTCCGCCGGAAAGCTCGACAACCTTGGTGAAAGATGATCCCACCTGGGAATTGGAATACGATCACTTTAAAAATCTGTGTGTGTCTGGAGGCACAGGCAATCTGGAAAATGATTTGTGGCTGAACAAAACGCTGCGTGAGTTGGCTCAGCAAGTGGGTGTTTCTTCTGTCTTGCCAAAGGACGTGCCGTCATGAACCAGCCTGTCATCGGATACTGCGGTATGACGCATCTGGGTCTGAATTCTGCCGTGGCCTCAGCAGCACATGGTTTTGAGACTTACGGCTTCGATTTGGATGGCGCGTTGGTCGATGCCATCGCCGCAGGGGACTTGCCGGTGGTGGAACCTGGTCTGGACGATCTGTTTGCCAAGCACCGCGATCACTTGACCTTTACGTCACGGGCCGAAGATTTGGCCCACTGCGATGTGGTCTATGTTGCACCCGATGTGCCGACGGATGATGCCGGCCAAAGCGATTTGTCTGGGATTGAGACGTTGTTGTCTATTGTTGAGCCGCAGGTGCGTGACGACGCGGTGCTGGTCGTGCTGTCCCAAGTGAACCCGGGCTTTACCCGTTCCCATGCCCGCCCAGCGGGACCGCTGTATTATCAAGTTGAGACCCTGATCTTTGGCCGAGCCGTTGAACGGGCCTTGTATCCGGAGCGCTTCATTGTTGGCTGTGCTAACCCCGATGAACCTTTGGCGGAGGCGTTGGAAACTTATCTAAAAGCGTTCGACTGCCCGGTTCTGCCCATGCGTTATGAGAGTGCCGAGCTGGCGAAAATTTCCATTAACATGTGTTTGGTGGCTTCCGTCACCGTGGCCAACACCATGGCGGAGATTTGTGAATCCATCGGTGCCGATTGGTCGGAAATCATCCCGTCCTTGCGGCTGGACAAGCGTATTGGTGAGTACAGTTACATCGTTCCGGGCTTAGGCATATCGGGTGGAAATTTAGAGCGAGACTTGGCGTCAGTCATTCGTATGGCCGATAGCCACGGGACGGACGCAGGTGTCGTGCGGGCTTGGCTCACGAACAGCACGCACCGCAAAAATTGGCCCATGCGGACGTTGCAAAAAGAGGTTCTGGACGACCAGCCGGATGCAACCGTCGCCGTGATTGGCTTGGCGTATAAAGAAAACACGCACAGCACCAAAAACTCACCGGCCCTTGTTTTGTTGGATCAGTTAAAAGACCGCAGCGTGAAGGTCTATGACCCGGTTGTGCCGCCCTCTGCCGGGGGTGAGCATGCTCAAGGGGCAGACAGTGCTTTGGCCGCAGCTGCGGGTGCCGACGTTGTTGTGTTGATGACTCCGTGGCCGGAATTTCGCGATATTGACCCCGTCGCACTTGCCAACGCGATGGCTGGGAAAACGGTTATAGATCCGTATGGATTGCTGGATGGTGATGCCTTGGCTGGTGCTCAAATGAAACACCATAAACTTGGCGTTGCAGGTTAGGGAAGAAGGCGAAACACATGCTGGAACATTTAAATGCTCACCCCCAAAACCCCGAGCGCGTCGTGATCCTTGGCGCGAAGGGGTTTGTGGGTTCTGCGACGGCAGATGTCTTGGCCAAAGACGGGGTCGAGGTCTTAGCCCTTGGTCGCCAAGAGCTTGATTTGCTGGGGGGCGAAGCCGCGCGTGATTTGGCAAATGTCTTAAAGCCGAGCGACAGCGTTGTTGTGATCTCTGCCCAAGCTCCGGTGAAAAACAACGCCATGTTGGAAAGCAACATCGCGATGATGAGCAACGTCTGTGCAGCCTTTGATCAGGTTGAACCGGCGCATATGGTGTATGTCAGTTCCGATGCGGTGTATGCCGACAGCATGGAGCCGTTAGACGAACGTTCATGTGCGGAGCCGGGCTCGCTTCACGGGATTATGCATATTGCGCGCGAAACCATGTTGGCTAATGCTTACAGTGGGCCATTGGGAATACTTCGCCCGACACTCATCTATGGTGAAAGCGATCCCCATAACGGATACGGTCCGAACCGTTTTCGGCGCTTGGCCGCAGAGGGTGAGGATATCGTGTTGTTTGGAGAAGGCGAAGAACAGCGCGATCACGTCTTGATTGATGATGTCGCAGACTTAATCGTGCGCATGTTAAAATCCAAAAGCCACGGTAAATTGAATGCCGCCACCGGTACGGTCATATCGTTCCGCCATATCGCTTTGGCTGTTGTGGCGCAATTCTCTGATCCCGTGGACATTAAAGGGTCGCCGCGTGTTGGTGAAATGCCGCACAATGGCTACCGCGCCTTTAATCCAGCAGCAACGAAAGCGGCTTTCCCAGATTTTTCCTATACGGACATTCAAACCGGCTTGTCACAGGTGCACGCACAAATGATGGAGAAACTCTAATGCGCGAAGTTGATCTTCTTCGGGGCTTGCCCAAAGGCAAACGCAATGTCAAAGCGCGTGAAACGGCCAAGACCGACGAGCACATCCGTGTGTCGCGCGAATACGGTGAAACTTATTTCGACGGACCGCGTGAGTATGGTTACGGCGGTTATCGTTACGACGGGCGTTGGCGTCCGGTGGCACAGGACATGGTCGATCACTTCGGCCTGAAACCGGGCGATAAGTTTTTGGACGTGGGTTGTGCAAAAGGTTTTTTGGTTAAAGACCTTTTGGAATTGGGCGTCGACGCATATGGTTTGGATATCTCGCACTATGCCATGATGAATTGTGAACCTGAAGTCGTTGGTCGTTTGCACATCGGCAGTGCGGAAAGCCTGCCGTTCCCGGATAACAGTTTTGATGCGGTTGTGTCCATCAATACGGTTCACAATTTGGAACGTGATCTGTGTGTGCAGGCCGTGAAGGAAATTGAACGCCTAGCGCCCGGCAAAGGTTTCATCCAGGTCGACAGTTATAAGACGCCTGAACAAAAAGAGATTTTTGAAAGCTGGGTTTTGACGGCTCACTTTTACGATTACCCCGAAGGTTGGCTGAAACTCTATGAAGAGGCTGGCTATACGGGGGATTATAACTGGACCATTATCAACTGACCGGGGGAAGAGGAGAGAATTGTGTCCAACACGTCGTTCGACAACACAGAGGCCCGAAAACGGTGTTTGAAATACCGTCGCCGTTTGCTTGATATCTCTCAACAAGTCAGCGCCCTACACGGTGGCGCGGCGCTGTCGGCCATGGAAATGGTTGATTGTCTCTATCACGGATTGATGCGCGACCCGGCTGGCGCGAATTCACCCGATACCTTCGTCATGTCCAAGGGCCATGGCTGTATGGTGCAGTACATTATCTTGGAAGAAATGGGTGTCTTGTCGCGCGAAGACCTTGATCTTTATTGCAAGGCCGATGGGCGACTTGGTTGTCATCCTGATTACGGAAATCCAGGGATCGAAGCGTCTACCGGGTCTTTAGGTCATGGTATGGGGCTGACCGTCGGCATGGCGTATACGGAAAAATTCGTCAAAAAGACTGACGGAAACGTTTTTGTGGTTGTCAGCGATGGCGAGTTTCAAGAGGGATCGACCTGGGAATGCATGATGATGGCGGCCAATTTGGGTGTTGATAATCTGATTGCGTGCTTGGATCACAACGGCTTTCAATCGTTTGGCCGGACCTCTGAAACGCATCCTCAGTTTTACCCGATCCGCGAAAAGGTCGAAGCTTTTGGTTGGGAATGTGCAGAAGTCAACGGCCACGACGCGGCTGCTGTGGTTGATGCCATTCAATCCAGAAAAGGCGGCAAGCCGTTCCTGTTGGTGGGCAACACCGTTAAAGGCAAGGGCGTGTCGTTTATGGAGAATATACCCATCTGGCACTATCGCTCTCCCAATCCGGAAGAATATCAGCAAGCCA
This sequence is a window from Magnetovibrio sp. PR-2. Protein-coding genes within it:
- a CDS encoding D-glycero-alpha-D-manno-heptose-1,7-bisphosphate 7-phosphatase, with translation MPLKRAIFLDRDGVLNRTDVRDAKPYAPTRVEDFDILPDVAEALSSFKRAGFFLVVVTNQPDVGNGKVERETVEAMHQSLMRDLPIDALKVCYHKQSEGCPCRKPEPGMLLDAAEEYGIDVPNSFMIGDRAGDVLAGKSAGCRTVFIDLGYRSSEQTTQADIITNSLPEAADRILALLTQEAPKNLRVGAVEIREVP
- a CDS encoding transaldolase, whose protein sequence is MTKVDNLNVKIYADGANLEEIRALAQNPLIEGFTTNPTLMRRAGVSDYETFARDVLAEITDRPVSFEVFADDKDGMIAQARTIATWGENVNVKIPFTNTLGESMLPAIEELSNSGVQVNVTAMMTVDHVAQTVNVLNPDVPAIVSVFAGRIADTGMDPVPVMQEAVALLSDCPKAELLWASPRELLNIFHADDAGCHIITVTNDLLAKLVNVGKDLDQFSLETVLMFYRDASEAGYSIRTQS
- a CDS encoding radical SAM protein; its protein translation is MADRFQIDSHKMAYHPERTTALMEAGDDWEKAKSIYPIYVEVSPVGACNHRCVFCAYDYIGYKTIQLDYEMLAERLPEMGRLGVKSIMFAGEGEPMLHKRIVDIVRVTKESGIDVSFTTNATAMPKNFPDEALQHVSWIKASINAGTAKTYAEIHQTKEHHFDLAIKNLKALVEKRNANGWNTTLGAQILLLPENAGEIEQLAKICRDQIGLDYLVVKPYSHVEASETTRYKDLDYTQFLELEDSLKHLNTDDFSLVFRANTMRRYTDADRYPVCYSVPFMWAHIMASGDVFGCGAFLLDPRFKYGNIKENAFQDIWEGEKRHKNFDFVRHELDISECRRNCRMDAVNRYLYQVIDRKPDHVNFI
- a CDS encoding NAD-dependent epimerase/dehydratase family protein — its product is MSQWNPNHKKVAVVTGGAGFIGSHMTDLLLSEGYAVCVIDSFVGGHERNLAHLSGNPDLHIERTDIRDLDSAHPCFVGAEFVFHFAGIGDIVPSIEQPIDYMDVNVQGTVRVLEAARAGGVKKFVYAASSSCYGLADTPTREDHPIDPKYPYALSKYQGEQAVFHWHNVYDLPVNSVRIFNAYGTRVRTTGAYGAVFGVFFKQKLADKPFTVVGDGEQSRDFIYVTDVAKAFYAAAVADVSGEVFNLGAGAPQTVNRLVELLGGDVVYVPKRPGEPDCTWADITNITAKLDWQPSVSFADGVAMMVAEIDNWKDAPLWEPDSIAVATESWFKYMGGDNAT
- a CDS encoding PfkB family carbohydrate kinase; amino-acid sequence: MTEEFFEQYAHKIVTPDDLCERFGPCPRDQRVIMCHGVFDVVHPGHVRHLAYAKSKADVLVVSITADKHITKGAYRPHVPEQLRAHNLAAFEMVDFVLIDQNAKPLENIRKLQPDLFAKGFEYTNTGLPPETQEETDAVESYGGEMIFTPGDIVYSSSRIIDAELPNIGIEKLLTMMKEGDFGFDDLREAVSNLQGKRVHVVGDTIVDSYTRSNLIGGQTKTPTFSVLFEGRDDYIGGAGIVAQHLRAAGADVVFSTVLGDDEFKDFVLDGLRDAGVECKAIIDKTRPTTNKNAIIASGYRLLKIDTLDNSSISKTLIGKLVKQISETPADAVVFSDFRHGIYNALSVPTLTQAIPDNVYRVADSQVASRWGNITEFLGFDLITPNEREARFSLADQDSTVRNLSLKLMAKTDCNTVFLKLGSRGVFVSYMDEDKGECFIAIDSFAGNVVDAVGAGDAMLAYSTLCMMTTGSPFISSIVGSMAAACECEYDGNIPIRPEDVLRKIDTVEKLANYS
- a CDS encoding Gfo/Idh/MocA family protein, which encodes MSNSMRIIIAGLGVQGHKRRAVAGTDCVAIVDPVHEDADFRTVEDVPLDSYDACLVCTPDEAKVDLLTYLLNNAKHVMVEKPLLTHDDKTLTTLQGLASDNAVVCYTAYNHRFEPHFMAMKDLIDSGELGEIYSVRMFYGNGTARLVRDSVWRDQAAGVLPDLGSHLLDTLRYWLGDDFDQTFETRGAFCHENKSFDHVIIGSNAGPVVQLEASMLSWRNHFTCDVLAEKGSAHIESLCKWGPSTFIHRTRILPAGRPPESSTTLVKDDPTWELEYDHFKNLCVSGGTGNLENDLWLNKTLRELAQQVGVSSVLPKDVPS
- a CDS encoding nucleotide sugar dehydrogenase is translated as MNQPVIGYCGMTHLGLNSAVASAAHGFETYGFDLDGALVDAIAAGDLPVVEPGLDDLFAKHRDHLTFTSRAEDLAHCDVVYVAPDVPTDDAGQSDLSGIETLLSIVEPQVRDDAVLVVLSQVNPGFTRSHARPAGPLYYQVETLIFGRAVERALYPERFIVGCANPDEPLAEALETYLKAFDCPVLPMRYESAELAKISINMCLVASVTVANTMAEICESIGADWSEIIPSLRLDKRIGEYSYIVPGLGISGGNLERDLASVIRMADSHGTDAGVVRAWLTNSTHRKNWPMRTLQKEVLDDQPDATVAVIGLAYKENTHSTKNSPALVLLDQLKDRSVKVYDPVVPPSAGGEHAQGADSALAAAAGADVVVLMTPWPEFRDIDPVALANAMAGKTVIDPYGLLDGDALAGAQMKHHKLGVAG
- a CDS encoding NAD-dependent epimerase/dehydratase family protein, which translates into the protein MLEHLNAHPQNPERVVILGAKGFVGSATADVLAKDGVEVLALGRQELDLLGGEAARDLANVLKPSDSVVVISAQAPVKNNAMLESNIAMMSNVCAAFDQVEPAHMVYVSSDAVYADSMEPLDERSCAEPGSLHGIMHIARETMLANAYSGPLGILRPTLIYGESDPHNGYGPNRFRRLAAEGEDIVLFGEGEEQRDHVLIDDVADLIVRMLKSKSHGKLNAATGTVISFRHIALAVVAQFSDPVDIKGSPRVGEMPHNGYRAFNPAATKAAFPDFSYTDIQTGLSQVHAQMMEKL
- a CDS encoding class I SAM-dependent methyltransferase; this encodes MREVDLLRGLPKGKRNVKARETAKTDEHIRVSREYGETYFDGPREYGYGGYRYDGRWRPVAQDMVDHFGLKPGDKFLDVGCAKGFLVKDLLELGVDAYGLDISHYAMMNCEPEVVGRLHIGSAESLPFPDNSFDAVVSINTVHNLERDLCVQAVKEIERLAPGKGFIQVDSYKTPEQKEIFESWVLTAHFYDYPEGWLKLYEEAGYTGDYNWTIIN
- a CDS encoding transketolase codes for the protein MSNTSFDNTEARKRCLKYRRRLLDISQQVSALHGGAALSAMEMVDCLYHGLMRDPAGANSPDTFVMSKGHGCMVQYIILEEMGVLSREDLDLYCKADGRLGCHPDYGNPGIEASTGSLGHGMGLTVGMAYTEKFVKKTDGNVFVVVSDGEFQEGSTWECMMMAANLGVDNLIACLDHNGFQSFGRTSETHPQFYPIREKVEAFGWECAEVNGHDAAAVVDAIQSRKGGKPFLLVGNTVKGKGVSFMENIPIWHYRSPNPEEYQQAIDELQEVSS